A DNA window from Vigna unguiculata cultivar IT97K-499-35 chromosome 10, ASM411807v1, whole genome shotgun sequence contains the following coding sequences:
- the LOC114165038 gene encoding protein BIG GRAIN 1-like B produces MDKWDNKPSRKQHQRENPSFSSTLLDVIYRSIDEDQTEEKEEEELIFYRETMRKQKQSNCFREEKAEAEKLNSRRARKVESWMEKRSSEKVLMGRNSLTEFERRTRSNSISNTLSMYSSSTSSSESSSVGGFSSSESESFYGVQRPKPIKTSVSDKTKTKTKTNFDAALHNHSFRSHSSQTQKPKHENGFGKTKSKALKILYGELKKAKQPISPGAKLASFLNSLFTSSGNAKKAKVSTTTTSCRPVPISVTTNRATDSKPAAQQPGSTCSSASSFSRSCLSKTPSSRSGAKRSVRFCPVSVVVDEDCRPCGHKNVYEGEGDLVASNGKNRSEELRLHVMQESRRVEELARDLLKNYQKKNEVEFDAVMHYADEDEEEDDDDDVASCSSSDLFELDNLSAIGIERYREELPVYETTHFSTNRAIANGFIL; encoded by the coding sequence ATGGACAAGTGGGACAATAAACCATCAAGAAAACAGCACCAGAGAGAAAACCCTTCTTTCTCTTCCACTCTACTTGACGTTATCTACCGTTCCATCGACGAAGATCAAAcggaggagaaggaggaggaggagcTCATCTTTTACCGGGAAACCATGAGGAAGCAGAAACAGAGCAATTGTTTCAGAGAGGAGAAAGCTGAAGCTGAGAAACTCAACTCTCGCAGGGCCAGGAAGGTGGAGAGTTGGATGGAGAAGAGAAGCTCCGAGAAAGTTCTAATGGGGAGAAACTCGTTGACGGAATTCGAAAGAAGAACGCGAAGCAATTCAATTTCGAACACTCTCTCCATGTATTCAAGTTCAACCTCTTCCTCTGAGTCAAGCTCTGTTGGGGGCTTCTCTTCTTCGGAGTCAGAGTCCTTCTATGGAGTGCAGAGGCCAAAGCCAATCAAAACCAGTGTTTCTGataaaaccaaaaccaaaaccaaaaccaactTCGACGCCGCACTTCACAATCACAGCTTCCGGAGCCACTCTTCTCAAACCCAGAAGCCAAAGCACGAGAATGGTTTCGGCAAAACCAAGTCCAAAGCCTTGAAAATCCTTTACGGCGAGTTGAAGAAAGCAAAGCAACCCATTTCACCGGGTGCAAAACTCGCTAGCTTTCTCAACTCTCTCTTCACTTCAAGTGGGAATGCCAAGAAAGCAAAGGTTTCAACAACTACGACATCATGTCGTCCCGTTCCGATTTCGGTCACAACAAATCGTGCAACTGATTCTAAACCAGCGGCACAACAGCCAGGCTCTACGTGTTCATCAGCATCTTCTTTTTCAAGGTCTTGTTTGAGCAAAACCCCTTCTTCAAGATCAGGCGCAAAAAGGTCTGTGAGGTTTTGCCCAGTGAGTGTTGTGGTAGATGAAGATTGTAGGCCATGTGGGCACAAGAATGTTTACGAGGGTGAAGGAGATTTGGTGGCTTCCAATGGAAAGAACAGGAGTGAGGAACTGAGACTGCATGTCATGCAGGAGAGTCGCAGGGTGGAGGAGTTAGCGAGAGACTTGCTGAAGAATTATCAGAAAAAGAACGAAGTGGAGTTTGATGCTGTTATGCATTATgcagatgaagatgaagaagaagatgatgatgatgatgtagCCAGTTGTTCAAGTTCTGATCTTTTTGAGTTGGATAATCTATCAGCAATTGGGATTGAGAGGTACAGGGAAGAGTTACCTGTGTATGAAACTACCCATTTCAGTACCAatagagccattgccaatggctTCATTCTGTAA